A stretch of the Agelaius phoeniceus isolate bAgePho1 chromosome 1, bAgePho1.hap1, whole genome shotgun sequence genome encodes the following:
- the NBEAL2 gene encoding neurobeachin-like protein 2, whose protein sequence is MASSRERLCELWMLYFAKKDLSYLQQWLEAFVTSFERVIALPSLEPRRPEEPGSEIPALPREVLQVLSQRLGHCVALGTQGLGQALLLLKFFIIICRNLENIQPDRSPGCLPHVLRLLRLCGSQLRSIPGDEQSRAQLENGAQLEKGTRPENGAQLENGAQLEKGTRPENGTQLESRGNGAQLEKGTQLEKGTRPENGTQLESRAQLENGMLHALHLCECFLDPYQTWRRQLSGESISAKEKSKYKFAPAPLPPEFGAFFQESFQGGKQLPETIQLRIIHLFGAILSGSKPNALEAITPAALEVLLGVLQRGGSGAALSPALLEVTLRSVVAAVHVLHGSSPGAGPVSLRSLLDGFFRVLNSHLPAAAGGSLIALRVLMLDAIPAMLSCQDRPVLQAVFLSNNCFEHIIRLLQNSKLYLGSSREAGEARDEVPMRNGDGLQQVSASSSDAIAVHALRVLTAIMSNSPSAKEVFKERIGYAHLYEVLRSQGQPTQHLLQELLNMAVEGDHSSFPVRPICNEQPLLMLLAWLPALECRDLQLFLSAWLRRLCEASLPSRLTCVKAGMVGSLLAALATEPALPSACSQNLLELLRSLGSLSIRPGELRQLLRLLRRERGRGPHPYVAPVIRALSGMARGEGPPRALQSFDLSPGMAGIMVPTIQKWPGGAFAFHAWLCLSEEEPEPPARPKRRQLYSFFTAGGTGFEAFFTAGGVLVVAVCTKKDYMTVALPEFPFNDSAWHCVDIVHVAGRRPFGQNIVSIYADGHLRKTAQLRFPSLHESFTSCCIGSAGHRTTTTAATAASHPPAPHGPELVFTQHPVLGRSQSVPATLGPHSWTPTQLPTEGVVATTAAGSQDTEWGSPTSLEGHLGSVAIFCEALQQAQVKALFCAGPNVTSLFTLEGDLVELSSKLLLYYTPQACRNNICLDLSPSHSLDGRLTGHKVVNWDIKDVVNCVGGMGVLLPLLEQVVSKTEEPEDEQETNDLVGPELTSSRNAQGMLIPLGKSSESRLERNSVAAFLLLVKNFLRNHAVNQESLVQCHGPAIIGALLHKVPGTLLDMSTLVASQILMEQVASEGSGFLLHLLYQHLLFDFRIWSNSDFAVRLGHIQYLASVVKDHKQRIRKKYGVQFILDSIRTYYGEKTTATDDIRTVQTSLFSLVKDFFCRSFSGEEMQSLLNYLAGGQDEQQVCGALEVIHSLLKGSPAQEQLFAFLFEPGHVELLFSLLVQKRFSDEVRERVFKVLYKMLKYEKVPERIKSRLKLKDIGYHGLISYLSDIPGSMLLFRCLSEQVLGADPPNYKDLVAVVYLSHRAELSIRLDICRKLFHLIYAQQDLVKQLARLAGWQDTLTKLYVKESYECRQHSLSPAGCPELLRLSEPSGTSPPPTELQELDVFLPLGYEASDQELSEGFSDLSISPSGRTKSFHSYNFKSFDSSDRASRSSSNPGDGPAFDGVYHPLSPFSTSPFDLGLDLASTSSMATAESGTQTPASGPGTPSPLESFKPFPGMRARKSSSLSNVLDESSYQDVLPSDNVSNTSNPQQTPEEELCNLLTNIIFSVTWRGVEGWDEAAWRERGQVFSVLTKLGTACELVRPPDEIKRSLLEMMLESALTDLKESGPAALPGLTHNALKLLRLLQDFLFSEGHNNQALWSEKIYEGVSSLLDKLGVWHHLANGTSDLKEMAQTGLRVLVGYILLQDPQLHSLAYVKLHSLLQTTSAPRRDEACYLLGKLETPLRRSLDSRSETFSWLVPIIRTLMDQCYETLQLQQFLPSLPPTNGSPTFYEDFQLFCTTPEWRGFIEKHVQPTMAQFEMDTFARSHDLMSNFWNACYDAMMSSSQRREQEKAASRKLFQELVLEPAAKRCKAENARHANVLKQANNQHSTVLKQWRSLCRLLTSPRSAWADRNPPEVRWKLSSAETYSRMRLKLVPNLNFDQHLEASALRDNLGADHLQNPAESLPLAMAKEAKVSELEDDQLAEEDLPVLDNQAEPKEQNQREKLVVSEDCELITTVAVVPGRLEVTTQHVYFYDGSSEKEETEGGIGYDFKRPLSHLREVHLRRYNLRRSALELFFIDQANYFLNFRKKVRNKVYSSILGLRPPNQTYFGSRSPQELLKASGLTQKWVLREISNFEYLMQLNTIAGRTYNDLSQYPVFPWILRDYVSETLDLTNPAVFRDLSKPIGVANERHARDVKEKYESFEDPTGTVDKFHYGTHYSNAAGVMHYLIRTEPFTTLHIQLQSGRFDCSDRQFHSVPAAWQARMENPVDVKELIPEFFYFPEFLENQNGFDLGCLQLSNEKVGDVVLPRWARSREDFIQQHRKALESEYVSAHLHEWIDLIFGYKQRGPAAVEALNVFYYCTYEGAVDLDAITDETQRKALEGIISNFGQTPCQLLKEPHPARLSAESAARRLATLDTRSPNVFENLGQLKSFFVEGISDGVALVQAVVPKNQAHSFITQGSPDILVTVSANGLLGTHNWLPYDKNISNYFSFTKDPTVTNAKTQRFLQGPFAPGADLSSRTLAVSPDGKLLFSGGHWDNSLRVTSLAKGKVVGHITRHIDVVTCLSLDLCGIYLISGSRDTTCMVWQVLQQGGFSSGLAPKPVQVLYGHDAEVTCVAISTELDMAVSGSKDGTIITHTVRRGLFIRSLRPPGESCPPAVLSHLAVGPEGQVVAQTSVGQPSCSKERFALHLYSVNGKLLSSVPLDREVTAMCLTEDFVVLGTSECGLEIRELQSLRAAVPPVPMRVPVHSVSVTKEKSHILVGLEDGKLIVVGAGQPAEVRPGQFHRRLWRSTRRISQVSAGETEYNPTEGRA, encoded by the exons ATGGCTTCTTCCCGGGAGCGCCTCTGCGAGCTCTGGATGCTCTACTTCGCCAAG AAGGACCTGTCCTACCtgcagcagtggctggaggCCTTCGTCACCAGCTTCGAGAGGGTCATCGCCCTGCCCTCGCTGGAGCCCCGCag GCCCGAGGAGCCGGGCTCCGAGATCCCGGCGCTGCCGCgggaggtgctgcaggtgctgagcCAGAGGCTGGGACACTGcgtggccctggggacacaggggctgggccaggccctgctgctgctcaagtTCTTCATCATCATCTGCAG GAACCTGGAGAACATCCAACCCGACAGGAGCCCCGGCTGCCTCCCGCACGTCCTGCGGCTGCTGCGGCTCTGCGGGAGCCAG CTGCGGAGCATCCCGGGGGACGAGCAGAGCCGGGCACAGCTGGAAaatggggcacagctggagaaGGGGACACGGCCAGAAaatggggcacagctggaaaatggggcacagctggagaaGGGGACACGGCCAGAAAATGGGACACAGCTGGAGAGCCGGGGAaatggggcacagctggaaaaggggacacagctggagaAGGGGACACGGCCGGAAAATGGGACACAGCTGGAGAgccgggcacagctggagaACGGGATGCTCCACGCCCTGCACCTCTGCGAGTGCTTCCTCGACCCCTACCAGACCTGGCGGCGGCAGCTGAGCGG GGAATCCATCAGTGCCAAGGAGAAGAGCAAATACAAGTTCGCCcccgccccgctgccccccGAGTTCGGTGCCTTCTTCCAAG AGAGCTTCCAAGGCGGGAAGCAGCTCCCAGAAACGATCCAGCTCCGGATTATCCATCTTTTTGGAGCCATCCTCTCCGGATCCAAG CCCAACGCGCTCGAGGCCATCACGCCCGCGGctctggaggtgctgctgggggtgctgcagcGGGGTGGCAGCGGCGCCGCCCTGTCCCCCGCGCTGCTGGAGGTGACGCTGCGCTCCGTGGTGGCCGCGGTGCACGTCCTGCACGGCTCCAGCCCCGGCGCCGGCCCCGTGTCCCTGCGGAGCCTCCTGGACGGATTCTTCAGGGTGCTCAACTCCCACCTGCCCGCGGCGGCCGGCGGCAGCCTCATCGCCCTGCGGGTGCTCATGCTGG ATGCCATCCCGGCCATGCTGAGCTGCCAGGACCGGCCGGTGCTCCAGGCCGTGTTCCTCAGCAACAACTGCTTCGAGCACATCATCCGCCTGCTCCAGAACAGCAAG CTCTACCTCGGCAGCTCGCGGGAGGCGGGTGAAGCCCGGGACGAGGTTCCCATGCGGAACGGGGATGGACTCCAGCAG gtcagtgccagcagctccgACGCCATCGCTGTCCACGCCCTCAGGGTGCTCACGGCCATCATGAGCAACTCGCCCTCAGCCAAG GAGGTGTTCAAGGAGCGCATCGGCTACGCCCACCTCTACGAGGTGTTGAGGAGCCAGGGCCAGCCCACCCAGcatctgctccaggagctcctcaACATG GCAGTGGAGGGTGaccacagctccttcccagtgCGTCCCATCTGCAACGAGCAGCccctgctgatgctgctggcctggctgccGGCGCTGGAGTGCCGGGATCTCCAGCTGTTCCTGTCGGCGTGGCTGCGGCGCCTCTGCGAGgcctccctgcccagccgccTCACCTGCGTCAAGGCAGGCATGGtgggctccctgctggctgccttggccaCCGAGCCAGCTCTTCCCAGCGCCTGCTCCCAAaacctgctggagctgctgcgcTCCTTGGGCAGCCTCTCCATCCGGCCTGGGGAGCTGCGGCAGCTCCTGCGGCTGCTGCGGcgcgagcggggccggggccctcATCCCTACGTGGCTCCGGTCATCCGGGCACTGTCCGGCATGGCCAGGGGCGAGGGGCCTCCCCGGGCACTGCAGAGCTTCGACCTGAGCCCCGGCATGGCCGGGATCATGGTGCCCACCATCCAGAAGTGGCCCGGCGGCGCCTTCGCCTTTCAcgcctggctgtgcctgagcgAGGAGGAGCCGGAGCCGCCGGCGAGGCCGAAGAGGAGGCAGCTCTACAG CTTCTTCACGGCGGGCGGGACGGGCTTTGAGGCGTTCTTCACCGCGGGCGGCGTGCTGGTGGTGGCCGTGTGCACCAAGAAGGATTACATGACGGTGGCACTGCCCGAGTTTCCCTTCAACGACTCTGCTTGG CACTGTGTTGACATCGTCCACGTGGCCGGCCGCCGGCCCTTCGGCCAGAACATCGTCAGCATCTACGCTGATGGACACCTGCGGAAAACGGCACAGCTCCGCTTCCCCTCCCTCCACGAG tCCTTCACCTCCTGCTGCATCGGCTCCGCGGGCCACCGGACCACCACGACGGCCGCCACGGCTGCCAGCCACCCTCCGGCACCCCACGGGCCAGAGCTGGTCTTCACCCAGCACCCTGTGCTGGGACGCTCCCAGTCCGTCCCTGCCACCCTCGGTCCCCACTCTTGGACCCCCACCCAGCTGCCCACAGAGGGGGTGGTGGCCACCACGGCGGCCGGAAGCCAGGACACGGAGTGGGGCAGCCCCACCTCGCTGGAGGGTCACCTGGGCTCCGTGGCCATCTTCTGTGAGGCTCTGCAGCAAGCCCAGGTCAAGGCTCTCTTCTGTGCAG GACCAAATGTCACATCCCTGTTCACACTGGAAGGGGACCTGGTGGAGCTCAGCAGTAAACTCTTGCTGTACTACACCCCCCAG GCCTGCAGGAACaacatctgcctggacctgtcCCCCAGCCACAGCTTGGACGGGAGGCTGACGGGACACAAGGTGGTCAACTGGGACATCAAG gaCGTGGTCAACTGTGTGGGTGGGATGGGggtgctcctgcccctgctcgAGCAAGTGGTGTCCAAAACGGAGGAGCCCGAGGATGAGCAGGAGACCAACGACCTGGTGGGGCCAGAGCTGACGTCCTCCAGGAACGCCCAGGGCATGCTCATCCCACTGGGAAAGTCCTCAG AGAGCAGGCTGGAGAGGAACAGCGTGGCCgccttcctgctgctggtgaaGAACTTCCTGCGGAACCACGCCGTGAACCAGGAGAGCCTGGTGCAGTGCCACGGGCCGGCCATCATCGGAGCGCTGCTGCACAAG GTCCCTGGCACGCTGCTGGACATGAGCACCTTGGTGGCCTCGCAGATCCTCATGGAGCAGGTGGCTTCTGAGGGCAGCGGGTTCCTGCTGCACCTCCTCTACCAACACCTGCTCTTTGATTTCCGCATCTGGAGCAACAGCGACTTCGCCGTGCGCTTAG GTCACATCCAGTACCTGGCCAGCGTGGTCAAGGACCACAAGCAGCGCATCCGCAAGAAGTACGGGGTGCAGTTCATCCTGGACTCCATCCGGACCTACTACGG GGAGAAGACCACGGCCACCGATGACATCAGGACGGTGCAGACATCCCTTTTCAGCCTGGTGAAGGATTTCTTCTGCAGGAGCTTCTCCGGGGAGGAGATGCAGAGCCTGCTGAACTACCTGGCAGGGGGACAGGATGAGCAGCAG GTGTGTGGGGCGCTGGAGGTGATCCACAGCCTGCTGaagggctccccagcccaggagcagctcttcgCCTTCCTCTTCGAGCCAGGCCACGTGGAGCTGCTCTTCTCCCTGCTGGTGCAGAAGAGGTTCTCGGATGAAGTGAGGGAAAGGGTCTTCAAG GTCCTCTACAAGATGCTGAAGTACGAGAAGGTCCCCGAGCGCATCAAGAGCCGCCTGAAGCTGAAGGACATCGGGTACCACGGGCTCATCTCCTACCTCAGCGACATTCCCGGCTCCATGCTGCTCTTCCGCTGCCTCTCGGAGCAGGTCCTGGGGGCAG ACCCTCCCAACTACAAGGACCTGGTGGCCGTGGTGTACCTGTCCCACCGGGCTGAGCTGAGCATCCGACTCGACATCTGCCGCAAG ctcttccaCCTGATCTATGCACAGCAGGACCTGGTGAAGCagctggccaggctggctggctggCAGGACACGCTCACCAAGCTCTACGTGAAGGAGTCCTACGAGTGCCgccagcacagcctgagcccCGCGGGCTGCCCGGAGCTGCTGCGCCTCTCCGAGCCCTCTGGGACGAGCCCGCCGCCCACCGAGCTCCAGGAGCTCGATGTCTTCCTCCCACTGGGATACGAGGCCTCAGACCAGGAGCTCTCCGAGGGCTTCTCCGACCTCTCCATCTCCCCGAGCGGCCGCACCAAGTCCTTCCACTCCTACAACTTCAAGTCCTTCGACTCCTCGGACCGGGCCAGCCGCTCGTCCTCCAACCCCGGGGACGGTCCTGCCTTCGATGGCGTCTACCACCCGCTGTCCCCCTTCTCCACCTCGCCCTTCGACCTGGGGCTGGACCtggccagcaccagctccaTGGCCACGGCCGAGAGCGGCACCCAGACCCCGGCCAGCGGCCCCGGCACCCCCTCACCCCTGGAGAGCTTCAAGCCCTTCCCGGGAATGCGAGCGCGCAagagctccagcctgtccaACGTCCTGGATGAGAGCAGCTACCAGGATGTGCTGCCCAGCGACAACGTCTCCAACACCAGCAACCCCCAG CAAACCCCCGAGGAGGAGCTGTGCAACCTCCTGACCAACATCATCTTCTCGGTGACGTGGCGCGGGGTGGAGGGCTGGGACgaggcagcctggagggagCGGGGCCAGGTCTTCTCCGTGCTCACCAAGCTGGGCACGGCCTGCGAGCTGGTGCGGCCCCCAGACGAGATCAAGCGCAG cCTGCTGGAGATGATGCTGGAGTCGGCGCTGACCGACCTGAAGGAGTCGGGCCCGGCCGCGCTGCCCGGGCTCACCCACAACGCCCTGAAGCTGCTGCGGCTGCTCCAGGATTTCCTCTTCTCCGAGGGACACAACAACCAGGCCCTGTGGAGTGAGAAG ATCTACGAGGGGGTCAGCAGCCTGCTGGACAAGCTGGGCGTGTGGCACCACCTGGCCAACGGCACCTCGGACCTGAAGGAGATGGCGCAGACGGGGCTGCGGGTGCTCGTGGGGTacatcctgctgcaggaccCCCAG ctgCACTCCCTGGCCTACGTGAAGCTGCACAGCCTCCTGCAGACCACGTCGGCGCCGCGCAGGGACGAGGCCTGTTACCTGCTGGGGAAGCTGGAGACGCCCCTGCGGCGCTCCCTGGACTCCAGGTCGGAGACCTTCTCCTGGCTGGTGCCCATCATCCGCACGCTGATGGATCAGTGCTACGagaccctgcagctgcagcagttccTGCCCTCGCTGCCGCCCACCAACGGCAGCCCCACCTTCTACGAGGATTTCCAGCTCTTCTGCACCACCCCAGAGTGGAGGGGCTTCATCGAGAAGCAC GTGCAGCCCACCATGGCCCAGTTTGAGATGGACACGTTCGCCAGGAGCCACGACCTGATGTCCAATTTCTGGAACGCCTGTTACGATGCCATGATGAGCAGCTCGCAGCGCCGGGAGCAGGAGAAGGCGGCCAGCCGCAAGTTGTTCCAG gagctggtgctggagccGGCGGCGAAGCGCTGCAAGGCGGAGAACGCGCGGCACGCCAACGTCCTCAAGCAGGCCAACAACCAGCACAGCACCGTGCTCAAGCAGTGGCGCTCCCTGTGCCGCCTGCTCACCTCGCCCCGCTCCGCCTGGGCCGACCG GAACCCACCAGAGGTTCGCTGGAAGCTGTCAAGTGCCGAGACCTACTCCAGGATGAGGCTGAAGCTGGTGCCCAATCTCAATTTTGACCAGCACTTGGAGGCCAGCGCCCTACGGGACAATCTGG GAGCTGACCATCTCCAGAACCCCGCCGAGTCCCTCCCGCTCGCCAtggccaaggaggccaaggtGAGCGAGCTGGAGGATGACCAGCTGGCCGAGGAGGACCTCCCTGTCCTGGACAACCA ggctgagcccaagGAGCAGAACCAGCGGGAGAAGCTGGTGGTGTCGGAGGACTGCGAGCTCATCACGACGGTGGCCGTGGTCCCTGGGCGCCTGGAGGTGACAACCCAGCACGTGTATTTCTACGACGGCAGCAGCGAGAAGGAGGAGACGGAGGGAG GGATCGGCTACGACTTCAAGCGCCCCTTGTCCCACCTGCGCGAGGTCCACCTGCGCCGCTACAACCTGCGCCGCTCCGCCCTCGAGCTCTTCTTCATCGACCAGGCCAACTACTTCCTCAACTTCAGAAAGAAG GTGAGGAACAAGGTGTATTCCAGCATCCTTGGTCTGCGGCCCCCTAACCAGACCTACTTCGGCAGCCGGtccccccaggagctgctcaaaGCCTCGGGGCTCACACAG AAATGGGTCCTGCGGGAGATCTCCAACTTTGAGTACCTCATGCAGCTGAACACCATCGCGGGCCGCACCTACAACGACCTGTCCCAGTACCCTGTG TTCCCCTGGATCCTGCGGGATTATGTCTCGGAGACCCTGGACCTCACCAACCCAGCTGTGTTCCGGGACCTGTCCAAGCCCATTGGGGTGGCCAACGAGCGGCACGCCCGCGACGTCAAGGAGAA GTACGAGAGTTTCGAGGACCCCACGGGCACGGTGGACAAGTTCCACTACGGCACTCACTACTCCAACGCCGCCGGGGTCATGCACTACCTGATCCGCACCGAGCCCTTCACCACGCTCCACATCCAGCTGCAGAGCGGCAG GTTTGACTGCTCGGACCGGCAGTTCCACTCGGTGCCGGCGGCGTGGCAAGCCCGCATGGAGAACCCAGTGGATGTCAAGGAGCTCATCCCGGAGTTCTTCTACTTCCCGGAGTTCCTGGAGAACCAGAACG GCTTTGACCTgggctgcctccagctctcCAATGAGAAGGTTGGGGACGTGGTGCTGCCGCGGTGGGCGCGCTCCCGCGAGGACTTCATCCAGCAGCACCGCAAAGCCCTG GAGTCGGAATATGTCTCCGCCCACCTCCATGAGTGGATCGACCTCATTTTTGGGTACAAGCAGCGCGGCCCGGCCGCCGTGGAGGCTCTCAACGTCTTCTACTACTGCACCTACGAGG GGGCCGTGGACCTGGATGCCATCACCGACGAGACGCAGCGCAAGGCTCTGGAGGGCATCATCAGCAACTTTGGGCAGacgccctgccagctgctcaAG GAGCCGCACCCTGCCCGGCTGTCAGCAGAGAGCGCCGCCCGCAGGCTGGCCACCCTCGACACCCGCTCCCCCAACGTCTTCGAGAACCTGGGCCAGCTCAAGTccttctttgtggag ggcaTCAGTGATGGGGTGGCCCTGGTGCAGGCCGTGGTCCCCAAGAACCAGGCACATTCCTTCATCACTCAGGGATCCCCTGACATCCTG gtCACCGTGAGTGCCAACGGCTTGTTGGGGACCCATAACTGGCTGCCCTACGACAAGAACATCTCCAACTACTTCAGCTTCACCAAAGACCCCACTGTCACCAACGCCAA GACCCAGCGCTTCCTGCAGGGCCCCTTCGCCCCCGGGGCTGACCTGAGCTCGCGCACGCTGGCCGTGTCCCCCGACGGGAAGCTGCTCTTCAgcgggggacactgggacaacAGCCTCCGTGTCACCTCGCTGGCCAAAGGCAAGGTTGTGGGGCACATCACCCGGCACATAG ATGTTGTCacctgcctgtcactcgaccTGTGTGGCATCTACCTCATTTCTGGCTCACGGGACACCACCTGCATGGTGTGGCAGGTCCTACAGCAG GGTGGCTTTTCCAGCGGCTTGGCTCCCAAACCCGTCCAGGTGCTGTACGGCCATGACGCCGAGGTGACGTGTGTGGCCATCAGCACCGAGCTGGACATGGCCGTGTCCGGCTCCAAG gacGGCACCATCATCACCCACACCGTGCGCCGGGGTCTCTTCATCCGCTCCCTGCGGCCGCCCGGCGAGAGCTGTCCCCCCGCTGTCCTGTCCCACCTGGCCGTGGGGCCCGAGGGACAGGTGGTGGCCCAAACCTCCGTGGGGCAGCCCTCCTGCTCCAAG gagaggtTCGCGCTGCACCTGTACTCGGTGAACGGGAAGCTCCTGTCCTCCGTCCCGCTGGACCGGGAGGTGACAGCCATGTGCCTGACCGAGGACTTCGTGGTGCTGGGGACCTcggagtgtgggctggagatcCGTGAGCTCCAAAG cctgAGGGCGGCCGTGCCCCCCGTGCCCATGCGGGTGCCCGTGCACAGCGTGTCCGTCACCAAGGAGAAGAGCCACATCCTGGTGGGGCTGGAGGATGGAAAACTCATCGTGGTGGGCGCTGGGCAGCCCGCGGAG GTGCGGCCGGGCCAGTTCCACCGGCGGCTGTGGCGCTCCACGCGGCGAATCTCCCAGGTGTCGGCCGGAGAGACGGAATACAACCCCACCGAGGGCAGGGCCTAG